In Deltaproteobacteria bacterium, the DNA window ATCACACTTACACGCATTTTTTCTTTTGTGGTATGGTCAAATTACGCATTTCTTATCGTGTCGACCGCTTTGCTTGGTTTTGGTATTGCAGGAGTGACATTGGCTGTCACCAGAAACAGTAATAGATGGTTCCCAAAGTCGAAGGTCGGAAGTTATTGCCTGTTTTTTTCTCTAACCGCTCTTCTGGCCCTTTTTTTGATTATCCGGGTTCCGCTTACAATCTCTACGTTTGACCGGGCGATCAACTGGGTCTATCTGTTTATCATTTACCTGGCGATTATTATTCCATTTTTTTTCGCTGGTCTTGCCATTTCGATTTTACTGGCTTCTGACTCCAAACGGGTCCATAAACTGTATTTCTGGGATTTAATCGGAGCCGCAATCGGTTCTTGCCTCCTTTCCCTGATTATCACCCGCATCGGGGCATCAGGAGCTGTTATAGCGGCCTCTTTGGCCGGTGTCCTGGCCGCCATCTTTTTTTCTATAAAAAGACATAAAGCTTTCCTCTCCGTGTTGGTCCTGTTCGGTTTGCTTCTTGGAGCTATTATTCCTTTTGGAGAAAGCATTTTTCCCATTCAGCCCCATGAAAACAAACGCTGGTATCAACGGGTTCGTCAGAACACCCTCTATTCCGGATGGTCCACCCTTTCCAAAGTGGATGTGGTTAGCTATGATAACAATAAGCGTCGAGGAATTTTTATTAATGGCGGTGAAAACGAATCTTTTCTGGCGCCCTGGGATAATAAAAAACATTGGGAGGACACCACTAATTTTCCGTATCTCTTCATCGCCGGCCAGGAAAAGGTGCCCAAGGTTATGATTATTGGTTCCTCCGGCGGAACGGAAGTTGCTTTTGCGCTGGCTCATGGGGCATCCATGGTTCATGCGGTGGAGATGGATCCGCTTATCGCAAAGATAGTTGAAAAAGACATGGCCGACTGGAACAATCAAATGTATCATTCTCCCCGGGTCAAGCAATTCGTTGATGAAGGGAGAAGTTTTCTGGTCAATACACAGGACAAGTATGATCTGATATTGACACGCAATAATTTTACACCGATTGCTTTTGCATCGGGCGCGATTGTCTTGTCTGAAACCTATTTGCTTACCGCGGAGGGAATGAACGCCTTTATTTCCCGCCTTAAGGAAAACGGCGTTTTGGGTTTCATACGTTGGGGAACCAGCAGACTTTGTACTACCTTTCGCAGTGTCGCAGAACAGAACCATATACAGCATATTGAAAAGAATATTATGATTATTTCCGGTCAATGGTGGGGGAATCATGGTTTTTATTTTAAAAAGTCCCCTTTCACGGATTTGGAAATTGCCGATGCCAGGAAGTATGCCGAAAAGTTGGGGAGGACCATGCTGTATTATCCGGGCATGCAAAAAGATGAAAATCTGTATGCTAAAATATTGATGGATGACGATTATAGGCAATATTATCAGCTTTCAGGGTATGATTTATCGCCGGCCACAGACGACCATCCTTTTTTTGATCATATCCTGAAATTTGGCGAATCAGTTGACATCAATAATCCGATCTTGCCGGAAGAGTTACGTGAGATAGCCAAAATGTTTCGCTGGGAGCCTTCCGGGTTTATAAAAAAAATGGTTGGCAACCTGGAATTGGCCCAGTCGGATGTCCCTGTACTGGCTATTGCCTTTGAAGGGGCCATTATTTCACTGTTAGGGATTTTTGTGCCACTCTTCTTTTTTTCAAGAAAGAAAACAGCACAGAAAAATGTCCGTTGGGCGGTTATTTTTTATTTTTCTTTTCTGGGCATGGGTTTTATTATGATAGAGCTCTGTTTTATCAAACAGTATATTCTTTTTTTAGGACATCCGGCCTATTCCATTGCCATGATCATTTCCGGACTCCTGGTTTTCACGGGTGTAGGCAGTTTTCTCTCTGAAAAATTCGGTGACCGGCCCCATACAGCCCTTCGATTTGTTTTCCCGGCCATTTTCCTTCTCCTTGTGGTGACCATCTTTACCACCCAGCCGATTTTTCAAGCTTTTCTCGGCACACCCCTTATCGTCAGATCATTGGTTACCTTTATTCTCTTGGCACCGATTGGTATATGTATGGGATTCCCTTTTCCATTGGGGCTTCGTCTTATCCACCAGGTTTCACCGAATCTGGTTGGCTGGGCTTGGGGTATCAATGGATTTATGACGGTGATTGGTTCGGTCTTAACCGTTATTATTTCACTGGTGTCGGGGTTTGACATGGTGCTGTGGATTGCGGGTGCTTTTTATTTATGCTGCCTGGGAGTGTATCGACAGTTAGGCAGTCCTATTACCTTGAAAGGATGATAGCACCAGGGGCGGTAGTGAAACCTATCGGTGCCCTTTATACCCGCTCTCTCCGATCCCCTACCTTCTACCATTTTTTCCTCTATTTTTTTATTAGTATCGCTTAAGGATCTTCCAGGAGGTCCGGCAAAAATACCTGACCTCCCTTTCTGTAAATTGTTTTGTTTGAAAAACCAGTTAACCATTTAAAAACTTGGGACTTAGATTGCAATGACCGGGCATCCCGCCTTTGCAATCAGCTCGTCTACTGGTGCGCCGAAAAACCTTTTTACCCATTCCGGCCTTCGAGATCGCGTGGTCACAATCAGAGAGGGTTGACCTCGCTTGACCACCTCAAGGCAGACCACTGCAAACCGTCCCACCTGCACGAGTGTTTTTACCTGTATTCCTTCTTTCTTGGCCTTCTCGGCTATGGTCGCTACATGTTCCCCATTTTTCCCATCCGGATCGCAGTTGCTCATCCGGAATGAACATGGGAAAAAACAGGCTGCTCACTAAACCTTCATGCCCATTTAGGCACAACGAATTAAAACGCCCAAATGGAAAGAGCACCGCCGATAATCACAATATAGAGGAGGTCTATTCTTTTTAACAAGGCGATTAAGGCCACAACCCCCAAAAGGACCCGCGGGATATCCCACGGGACGGCTATGACAAATTTGATCAGGACGTAAAGTAGCAGGCCGACAAAAGAGGCCAGTATGCCTCTTGTTGCTTTTAAAAAGAGAGGCGAGGATTTTAGACGGTCAAAGAAAGGGGTAATAATGGTCAGTATTAAAAAAGAAGGGGTGAATATGGAAACCGTTGCTACCAGAGAACCCCAAAAGCCATGCAATAAATAGCCGACGAAAGTGGCGGTAATGATGATCGGACCAGGGGTAACCTGGCCCAAAGCAATGCCGTCCATAAAGGTCTTTTCGTTCATCCATCCCCTGACCTCCACTATTTCATGAAGCATTAATGGAAGGGAGGTGAAACCGCCCCCGAAGGCGAAAAGGTCTATCTTCATCATCAAGACGGACAAAATAAAAGTCTGGATCTCTATGAAATAAAGGGCG includes these proteins:
- a CDS encoding universal stress protein, with product MSNCDPDGKNGEHVATIAEKAKKEGIQVKTLVQVGRFAVVCLEVVKRGQPSLIVTTRSRRPEWVKRFFGAPVDELIAKAGCPVIAI